The following are encoded in a window of Salmo trutta chromosome 9, fSalTru1.1, whole genome shotgun sequence genomic DNA:
- the grsf1 gene encoding G-rich sequence factor 1, giving the protein MSGNCRSLLFALRLSVVGRQVSRSLLSQSSVAGTVTVAERCDRPRYHHHWTGALKPRHHRLSALQSHLGLHSESGAPFKEDDYPPLPDYNSDPGPEKKEVFIIRAKGLPWSCTTEDLLQFFSECRVRDGVKGIHLTVNRDGKPNGQAFIELEHEDDVGKALEKHRQYLGPRYIEVFEVNNSDAEAILKKSVQLPARDGLVRIRGLPYSCTETDVMLFFSGLDVAEDGVTLVTDHRGRNSGEAYVQFLTQEQADEALTRDRQVIGNRYIEVFPSRRSEIGGRKKTESVEEDRNSRQSQPHRPAAQPSRHGTHPVSSLPQHFVHMRGLPFQATGDDIVQFFSPLALSRILVEFGPDGRASGEADVYFTSHQDAVSAMTRDKAHMQERYIELFLNSTSSDERE; this is encoded by the exons ATGTCTGGGAACTGTAGGTCCTTGTTGTTTGCTTTACGTCTCTCTGTGGTGGGGAGACAGGTCTCCAGGAGCTTATTGTCGCAGAGTAGTGTCGCAGGGACCGTAACAGTAGCGGAGAGATGTGACCGTCCGCGATACCATCACCACTGGACCGGCGCACTGAAACCTCGGCATCACAGGCTCTCCGCACTGCAGTCCCACCTCGGCCTACACTCTGAG TCAGGAGCTCCCTTCAAAGAGGATGATTACCCTCCTCTACCAGACTACAACTCTGACCCAGGGCCGGAGAAGAAGGAGGTGTTTATCATCAGAGCTAAAGGCCTTCCATGGTCCTGTACCACTGAAGATCTCCTCCAGTTCTTCTCTG AGTGCCGTGTGCGTGACGGTGTGAAGGGAATCCACCTGACGGTGAACCGGGACGGGAAGCCCAACGGCCAGGCCTTTATAGAGCTGGAGCACGAAGACGACGTGGGCAAGGCCCTGGAGAAACACAGGCAGTACCTGGGACCACGCTATATAgaag TGTTTGAGGTGAACAACAGCGACGCGGAGGCCATCTTGAAGAAGTCAGTTCAGCTCCCAGCCAGAGACGGATTGGTGCGGATCAGAGGTCTCCCCTACAGCTGCACCGAGACTGACGTCATGCTCTTCTTCTCTG GTCTGGATGTGGCAGAGGACGGAGTGACTCTAGTAACAGACCACAGAGGAAGGAACTCGGGGGAAGCCTACGTCCAGTTCCTGACCCAGGAGCAGGCTGACGAAGCCCTGACCAGAGACAGACAAGTCATCGGAAACAG GTACATCGAGGTGTTCCCCAGTAGAAGGAGTGAGATCGGAGGTCGGAAGAAGACAGAGTCTGTTGAAGAGGACAGAAACTCCAGACAGAGTCAACCACATAGACCTGCAGCACAGCCCTCCAGACATG GGACTCATCCGGTATCTTCTCTGCCCCAACACTTTGTTCACATGAGAGGACTGCCCTTCCAAGCCACAGGAGACGACATCGTTCAG TTCTTCTCTCCTCTAGCGCTGTCGAGGATACTGGTGGAGTTCGGTCCAGACGGGAGGGCCAGCGGAGAGGCTGATGTTTACTTCACATCGCACCAAGACGCCGTCTCGGCTATGACCCGGGACAAGGCACACATGC AAGAGAGATACATAGAGCTGTTCCTGAATTCAACATCATCTGACGAGAGGGAATGA